The following are from one region of the Sorghum bicolor cultivar BTx623 chromosome 2, Sorghum_bicolor_NCBIv3, whole genome shotgun sequence genome:
- the LOC8079007 gene encoding uncharacterized protein LOC8079007: MAKGGGGSGLIWATAEDLARNRPVVLSLYRQILRALNSPELPLGHAARLAKKAECRAIFIFGAEEKSVHNIRDLVEAARHTLGLLNRGRVP; this comes from the coding sequence ATGGCgaagggcggcggcggcagcggtctGATCTGGGCGACGGCGGAGGATCTGGCGCGGAACAGGCCGGTGGTGCTGTCGCTGTACCGGCAGATCCTGCGGGCGCTCAACTCGCCGGAGCTGCCGCTGGGGCACGCGGCGCGGCTGGCCAAGAAGGCGGAGTGCCGGGCCATCTTCATCTTCGGCGCCGAGGAGAAGTCGGTCCACAATATccgtgacctcgtcgaggctgcGCGACACACGCTTGGACTGCTCAACCGTGGCCGCGTCCCGTAG
- the LOC8060654 gene encoding glycine-rich RNA-binding protein 8, with translation MAFVSRIGNALRRTSVSNSAPLLQPVRCMSSSKLFVGGLSYATDETTLKNVFSAYGNVLEARIITDRESGRSKGFGFITYTSTEEASAAVTSMDGKELQGRSIRVDHANDRAGGIRGGGGFGSGGGYGGGGGYPSGGYGGGGGSGYSSGGGGGYSSGGYAGNGGYSVGSGSGNGGNYNNASGGGYAGNDGYNDAAASGGYANNMSSGRYNTTGSSDGNTAGYNSSPNTYGASNYGAANYNTGSSSGGTSGEFGGGFSGGHFGGNNFGNVTGGGYSGSSNTGGFYGGGASYGANKPQYNDHDDLMGDFFDKEVAESK, from the exons ATGGCTTTCGTCAGTAGAATTGGAAATGCGCTGAGGAGAACTTCAGTGTCCAATAGCGCTCCACTGCTTCAGCCAGTAAGATGCATGTCTTCTTCGAAGCTTTTTGTTGGAG GACTTTCATATGCCACAGATGAAACAACTCTGAAGAATGTCTTTTCTGCGTATGGGAATGTACTTGAAG CTCGGATCATCACTGATCGGGAATCAGGGAGGTCAAAGGGTTTTGGATTTATAACTTATACATCCACTGAAGAAGCCTCAGCTGCAGTGACTTCCATGGATGGCAAG GAGCTTCAAGGACGAAGTATAAGGGTGGACCATGCCAATGACCGTGCTGGTGGAATACGCGGAGGTGGTGGATTCGGCTCTGGTGGTGGTTATGGTGGTGGAGGTGGATATCCTAGTGGTGGgtatggcggtggcggtggtagTGGATATAGTTCTGGGGGTGGTGGTGGATATAGTTCTGGGGGCTATGCTGGCAATGGTGGTTATAGTGTTGGATCTGGCAGTGGCAATGGTGGCAACTACAACAATGCTTCAGGTGGTGGGTATGCCGGCAATGATGGTTACAACGATGCGGCTGCCAGTGGTGGTTATGCTAACAACATGAGCAGTGGAAGGTATAATACCACTGGCAGTTCTGATGGAAACACTGCTGGGTACAATTCTTCTCCCAACACATATGGTGCAAGCAACTATGGTGCAGCCAACTACAATACAGGAAGTTCCAGTGGTGGAACCTCAGGAGAATTTGGTGGCGGCTTTAGTGGTGGACATTTTGGTGGCAACAACTTTGGAAATGTGACCGGTGGTGGCTACAGTGGCAGCAGCAACACGGGAGGGTTTTATGGTGGCGGGGCAAGCTATGGAGCTAACAAGCCGCAGTACAATGACCATGACGACCTGATGGGCGATTTCTTCGACAAGGAAGTGGCAGAGAGTAAATAA